AGTTCAGAGCATGGTCTACTTCCATTAGGAAAAGCTagtattgtttttctttgcacaGTACATCACCTCTGTTGGTTTTGGCCGTGTACCAAAACCCAAAACCACTTGGAAATGACTCCAGGAATACTTCTTCCTCATCAGCCGGGCTGCTTATGTACTGTGCAGGTTGTGAAAGTGCTCCAGGCCCTGGGCAGTCTGGAGGCCTGGCTGGAGTCCGTGGAGCTTTCCATGAAGGAATCGGCTCTCGCCGGGGACCCTGAGACGATGAGCATGGCCGAGAGGGAGAGCTGTctgctggagaaggaggtggcGGCCCGCCGCCCGGAGCTCAGCGCCCTGAGGCAGGAGGTGGAGCGTCTCCAAACCCACAGTCACCCGCACACACGAGGCCTGCCAGCGCGCGTGGAGGAGTTGGAAAGAAAGTGAGTTTGTCAAAGGAGGAGAGTGGGAGAGGTCATGGGTAGCTCCCCGGTGTCTGTCATCAAGGAGGACTCATGTTATAGATCCGAACAATCACACTCTGGTGGTTTCGCTCGACACCGTGGTAAGGAAATAAAAGGGGGATTTAGTCAGTGTTTCCAGCAGGTTCGGGCTTGCCATGTCTGCAATCCACCATGGAAGAGTTTATTCATAAAATCCCCAGTTCTTAGTTTAAGATAAACAACCATAAACCacctaaaaaaaagtataaatatatatcacacaACGTCTATGCTGCCTCGTCTGGTCTAAGTTGGCAAGAATGAAATTCTCTCCATGTGCTCATTCATTGCACGGCTGGGGTCATTTGTGAGTTGTGCAGCACTCAGTGAGGTCTACGACAGTCCTGACATGCACTTCACCCACAGCCTGTCAGTGTCGCCCGTTCCATGCCGGCCCCTTGGGAGACAGATGGTCGCCATGGATGCTCAGTAAAAGCCCGTGATGTCTGGCTGGTTCACTAGACCTACCTACCGAGGTTCATAAACACAAGTTCAGGCTCTGTAAAGAGCACCAAGCTGACcaaggaaaataaagaaaaggaaaaggtccCAGGTTAAGTGTTTCCAGGGTGGGTGGTgttggagggaggaagggatggaCACTGCTGGAGGCCGGGGAACCACTGATGCAGGTGGAGCCTCCCACTAAGCAGCTGTGAGACACTTGGAATGATGTCATTATTTAACACTACAGACGCGGAAACTGAAGGCTCATTTATCCTGGAAAAAATACCCTTTGAAATTGCTCCTTTTAACATCTCAAACATAAACTGTGCACGGACGGGTACCTTCATGCCCTGAAGTACAGGAACTGTTGATGTGACACTTGAGATATGATTAAATAAACAACCCTTTGTGCTGCTCGCAGCCTCTGTAATGCGGTTCCGCGGAAGGAAGCTGAGGTGTGGCTGGTCATTAGAACAGCCCTGATGGCGTGTGCacgtgggtctgtgtgtgtctcctaggTACCATCGGGTCCAAAGTGCGCTGACCCAGCAGAACTCTGAGCTGCAGGACACACGAATGCTTACAGAGTTCCTGGAGcgcgtggagctggaggagagccAGGACCTCACCGGCAGGCGGTACAGTCTGGGCCAGGTGAGGCACCGAGAGTGGAAATTCcactaaatgtatttatacattataAATTCAGCCCCAATACAGTCACGCTGAATGGAGTTTTATTTGTGACTCAAAATAATTGTATAAACAATCCTCCATTCTAAATATTCCATCATGTCAGCCCTCTTGTTTTGTGGTAGGAGTGATGAATATCACACCAACACAAACTCCGTGTGTGGCTGGATACCACATGTGAGGAAATGCTACAGATCTTTTTCAGCGATATTGGACCCGACTGAAAACaacgcgctctctctctctctctctctcccccttgtTCTTTAACTAACAGCCTCTTCACAGTGAGATTTCCTCAGCTCCATCCTCGCTGGGACTCTGCAGCAGTAGTGGTGGGGAGCCCCTGATAGAAAGCATGGGGGACCCTGTGGAGGAACTACGAGAGGCTGTAGAGATGCTGAACGACACTGTAAGGGAAAGAGGCCGATCGCAGAGCCACGACCAGGCCGTCCAGGAGCTGTTGAGCAAGGTATGAGTAGGTTAAACTACAGAGAACTCTAGTTCTAGGTCCTTTGCTGTTTTATTTACTCATCATAATCTTAGATGGTGCCGAAAGTCCCTCCACTTCTGTCACAAACATTTCTCCGTTTGTTCTCCTATTTTAATAAGAACAACTACCACCCACATGAGCAATTTATTATCATTCATTCTATTATtgtcaaaataacacacacacacagcaccattTGGAACGTGACTCTTGTTGGAAAacaaagaataagaataagattTAATGATTTGCGCCTCGCCAGCGCGCCAGCCTGGCGGTGCACGTGGAGGAGTGCCTTTGCCGCAGCAAGGAGCTTGGCCTGGACATCCTGGAGAAGGAGACGGAATTGGCCGTCCAGTGTGAGCCCGACCGCTGCGGCCTCGAGGCTCTGCAGGAGAAGCAGGACCAcctggaggtgagaggaggatGGTGTAAACATCCCAAATGAATCACTGGCGCCGATATGATTTGAGTCCTCCGATCCGTCGACTTGTAATTATTGGCCTTTTGCTTGGTGCAATGAAAAAAGGGGAAGCCCCCTCTCTCGCCTTTTAAAACATTGTTCCACCGTCTGTTTCCTGTTGTGCCAGATTTTCTCACATtcaagaataaaaagaaaagaaaaaaaaaagccagcccAACCTGGTTTGTGCTTTGTTTATCACtgtgcaatcacacacacacacggagcgtATTCAAACAGGTTATGGAGTGTGTTCTCTGCGTCCGGGGGTCACAGGGTCGGAGATGCGAAGTTTGTAAAGTGCGTGAGTCCGTTTTGGGGAAAGTGTTatttttatcacacacacacacagctgtctgGACTCGATGCCGCTGAAGAGCAGAGATGACCTAATCCCCCCCAAACTGAAATAACTGTGCCGTCAGCACACAAGCATCCACAACTCAGTGTTCTGGAGCCCTGCTGTAGGTGAGAAGCGTTATGAAGCATTACTCCCAGAGAACCCTCGGCCCTATTAATTACCGCCTTGCCGAGAGGGGGAAAAGTGGTCGAGATTGCTGGCTTGCTGCAGCGTGGCGGCCCACATGCAGCCCACATGGGTCTGAAGCCGAATGATATGCATAATGCGGGGGCTGAGGTCATAGTCGTTCTGATATACAATTGGTACAGGCTGTTTGTCTGATACAGAGAATGATGGGAGATGATAGATCTTCGTCGTGATTCTCCACAGATTGACTATGAAGTCATCCGGGAGGAGGTTCAGGAGATGGAGAACCAGACGTCCCGCTTGGAGCAACTGTGCCCAGAGAGAGTGCACACGCTCGGGCCAAAGATCCAGGCTATGCTGGTGGGCTGGACAGAGCTGGGCAAGAGTGCGACGGAGAACAGGTCCCGTCTGCGAGAGTTCATGCAGCTCCAGGACTTCTTCAGGAGCTACCTCGCCATGATGTAAGCAGGCCGCGGggacttgacccccccccctcctctaccgCCAGACATTCTTTTCGCAATCCTCTTTCCATTACAATAACTAACTCAATGGGACGAACAGGATGTTCTCGTTGTCGAGAGAAGGTCCCTGGTGAAATGTATCATCTAAGACGTGCGGAGGAGGTCAGCGCTCGTTTCCTGGGCCGAGTGTGACAAGGCGATGAATGTCTGTTTTATCAGGGAGAGTCTGGACCTTCTCAtcccttttgctttgttttttgacaGCCCTGTTCCTTGTCTCCTCCAccctaccccctcccccccaaccccaaccctcTCCTCTCAACAGCTCGTGGACGGAAGACACCAGGTCGAGCATATTCTCCGACACCGCCTTGCATCTCGGGAGGGAGGGCCAGAGGCCTCTCGCTGCCGAGCTGGACACGCAGATTGAGCAAAAGTTTGAGGAGTTCGATGAGCTGGCGGACGCGGGGCGGCATCTGTTAGACAAAGAACACCACCTCACACAGATGGTGAGCGTGACTTATGACTCACTGCGATCCTTCCATATATTGTTGGTCGATGTTTTCACTAACCCCGAGTAATGTGTTGCAGGTGAGGGAGCgcatggaggagctgaggagtaTGCTCGGGTGGATCTCAGTGCACTGGAGGGCCCAGAAACAACAGTGGCTTCACAAGAAGAGCCAACAGGAGCCTCCACAAGATAACATTTATTCCGAAGCCACAGCGTGGACTCCACTGGCAGAGGTAAAGAAAAAGCAGAGGCCTTTTTGCACAACTCATTATAAAACTTATTTTATAGCCTGAAACAGTGCTGAAGGCACATAAAACAACGACAACTCAGTAACAACAGGTCAACTTTCCATTGCTTCCTACACAGATTTTATCTCCTGAGCTGGAAGCCCACCAGCCCCTTCCGTCCCGCTTCGTCGTGGCCAATTACGACGccttaaaggcagcagcagacGGCCAACCCTCGTCGCTAGCGTCCAGACGGGCCGAGCAGCCCGAGGAGAAGCCGTTAGACGACGGGTACGAGGTTATGAGCGGTATCGGCCAGCAGGACGCCCACACCCCCTCCTCAAAGTCTCCCAAATCCGCCATCGTGGTCCTCAAAGAGCCGAGCAGCCCCGCTTTAGGGGGCACGGTGAACCTCATCCTGAGTTTCGGGGGACAGGCGGACAGCCAGGCTCAGGCGCTTGACCCCCCGCGTGCTAGGACGGACGAGGTAACGGAGGAGGACCCCGAGCCTCAGGGCGTCCACAGGGTGAGAAACGCACCCGTCGCTTCACACTGAAAGTCACCAAGCACCACTGTCGGTACCTGAAGGGGATTCTGTTAGTTTTCCAGGTGccaacgcacacgcacacctgttCTCTGTAAGGCCACTGCATGGGATCTCCCCGcctgcctctctgcctctcctctgGCCTTCACGTGTTGCTTTtcccctccttttctccctcagCCCACTGTGCCTCAATCCTCTGCCTGTAAAAGCTTTTGGAGGCGCTGCCAGGGGCTTTTGGAAAATACTTTCGGTAGtttaaagagaaagagaacgATTTATCGGCAGAGTGCAAACGAGGTAAACAGCGTGGTGTGAATCGGCGCTGCATGCTGCGTCTCAAAGTGTGCCGGGGACCGCAtgctgtgtgtagttgtgtttttgggggcgagggcgggggggggcagcatgctTTACTAACCCTTGTTACAAGCTACAGTCAGTCCTCAGATTCACTTGTGCCAAAGTGCTATCACCTCTGAGGGTCACTGCGGCTGGAAAATGTAATGTCAAAAGTCATGATTTCCTACTTAACTGCAGTCGTAAATGCAAATCCCAAACCAAAAAGAAATCTATTTTTAATGAAGCACATTCGAATGGGATTTGAAAGGGGATTTTACAATTCATTTGAGGAAATACAGACGTAGTGACACAGGTGCAGTAGTACTATTATGTGAACTCCAATGAACTGTTTTTAGAATACAGCACCAGTCAAAAGCTCGGACAcactcattgaattgaatgagaaaatgagtCCAAACCTACTAtactatatacagtatataagtAATGTCTACCCGGTACTTAGTCTTATGCGCGCCCAAAAAGTGATGTCAGAAACTGCATTCAAAGGAGTCATACATTCCAGCGCTACGAACAAGGACTTATCTGAGTACGCCCGAGGCGCCGTTAACGAATCTGCGTCTTTGAGATTGTGAATGTGGCGCCACCTCATCTGTCAGCAGCCATTCGGCCCGGTCAGCTTGTCTGGTGTGAACTCGGATAAATAGTTACTGAATATCAGACAATGAATCAAAACCTTGCTCCGTCATCAGAACTTCTCTTGGGAACTCGTTCAACGGGCCGGGCTCTATAGCTGCAGGGCGGCGATGGCAGATATGGAATGAGGCCGATGAGTACGAGAGAACCGACCCAGTCTCCTCCCCGCTGTGAATGTTGACAGAAGCTCCTTTCTTCTCATTCTGTTATTCCTCCGCGAGCTTGACACAAACCTGGTCTTGTCTGGCTTTCCGCCGCTGTGCCTCAGTTGTGTAAAATAAGTGACCTCATTTTCACTTCCTATGGAAGTTGTTCTCCAGCTTGGACTCGGGCCCGATTGAGTCCCGGACGCCGACACAGGCTCACTCTTCCTACTGAGAACTGGTGCTGAACTTCTCAAGAAAGGCCCCCAGACTGCACACTATGATTTATAGTCTGGGCCTTCCGCAGAAACAAGAGATTAGTCACAGAGTTGAAAGGTCAAGCCATTACAGCTGCATATGACGGCATGTTCAGCTACATGTGACTTTAATTAAGTCCTGCAAGCGTGCGATCATTTCTGTGTTATTTTGTCCTTTCATCTcattttcatgtcattttttttaaccatttatatatatatataaatatgtatatatactgtgtgAGGTTTGCATATTTCCTGCATCCGTCATCTTCTTGGATGTGTGCGACGTGGAAGCAAGCAAGCTGATGTTTTGTCTCTCGTTCGTCTGTAACACGTAAAACTTGCGGTTTACTATTTGCGGCGCAGCCTCAACGGTTCGCCGCCACGCCAGAGGCCCCCCCGCTAacatccttttctttcttccaggTAAGTACCTACCTGCATGTCAAGGATAGCAGCCTGGCTGCGGTCCCCGTGTACGAGAGTATCACCTTTCCCCGCCAAAAGAGCCGCTCTGCAGCCTCGGCCTCCCCAGCTTTCTCCgcggcctcctcctcgccgccgccctCGCCGCTTCAGTTGGCCAACGTGACCTTCCGCCACCCGGCGGGGAGCGGCGGCAGCTCCCTCTTCAGCAGCCTCAAGAGAATGggcaagaagaggaagaggaagagagacgcGCGCAGGCACACCATTCAGAAAATCATGGGGGTGGAGGAGCGGCCGGGGGGGAGGCCGCGTTACGACTGCGAGGCGATCACGTACGACACGCGCACGTGGCCGCTGAAGGAGGCCAGAAGGAAGAAGAGTTCCCAGGAGAGTGGGGAAGCGGTCGAGGCTCTGGCCTACATGAAGAACCCCCTGCTGACGGACATCGACACCGAATGCGCCGGAGAATACAGCATCATTCCGTATGCCGTCTCCGAGGGGACGACCACAACTCACGCGAGGAGCCACTGCAGGTTCCTCTCTCTGGGCTCCGTGCTGAGCATCGACCTGCCCAAGGACATGACGCTCATCCCCAGCATTCAGGACATCATTACCATCGCCCCACCGGAGTGCAAAATAGGAGCAGGCACTGATCCGGACCCCCACTCCCAGAGACACACGGCCCTGAGCTCCTTCAAACAGAGTCGGCCCACTCCTGCCGTCGCACGCGGCTCGGCGGAGCTCAGTTTTCCCGCCGCAGTGAAAGATCCGCCCGACGTGGAAAAGATTCCCCGAACACAACCTCCGGGCTCCTCGGAGGACGTCGAGGATCACAGGGTGCCGCGCAACGGCCTTTCTAAAACCCAGTCCGGCCCTCGCAGGTGCGCGGAACAGGCGCCGGACAAAACGGCGTCCGGGGTCAGAACCAGCACGGCCGAGAGAGATGCCAACAGCCAGCATTCCCATTGCCCCATTTACGTGAACCATGCCGGGAATACAGCCGCACAGTCACACGTGTGCCCAAGTGTCCACACGCTCATCCGCGACCTAAACGGACACCCGTACCACAAACATCCAAGGCCCCGGATTGTGCGCGACGAGAGCCCCGGGCCTCAGAGCCCCAGACCTCAGAGCCCCAGACCTCAGAGCCCCAGACCTCAGAGCCCCAGACCTCAGAGCCCCAGACCTCAGAGCCCCAGACCTCAGAGCCCCGGACCTCAGAGCCCCAGACCTCAGAGCCCCAGACCTCAGGGTCTGAGCCAGGCTTCTCACATGGTCGTGAGTCTGAAGTCCACGGTGAGCGTTCGCCAGGACTCCGTGGATTCCGGGatctccacctccagcagcatcAAGCTCTGCAACGAGGCGCTGTGTGCGGATAAGCCGCAGCCCAAGGGCGTGGTGGGGAGGCTCATGTCCTTCCAGGTGGCAGGTCTGGACTGCGCCGCAGCGAGGGAGGACCCCCTCCCGACGGCCGCGGCTCCGCCGGCGGAGCCGGAAGCGGAGCCCGTCCGCCTCGACCGGCAGcagtttgaggaggaggaggaagagctggaGGACATCTGGAACCGGACCACCAACTCCAGGCGCAGCGTCTGCTCGGACATCATGTACCAGCCCAACCACGGACCCTCAGACCAGTCTGGGGAGCCCGTCTCCCGCTCAGCTTCACCCGAGACCCCGGCTGAGCGCTACAGGAACCTGGTCACAGCCTCAGCACCCAACCTCCCGGTGGCAGAGTTCAAACTTCAGAGCTTGCTGGGTTACGACAAGGAGCAGAGGCCCAAAGGTCGCCTCCCTCCACTGGCCACAGGGGACAGGAGGTCCTGGGCAGCCTTTCCGAACACGGAACCCGCAGGCAAGAACGCCGTCTCTGTGAACGAGACGGCATCGGATCCGGTGAAGCTGCCAGATGTGGGGGACAATCCGAGATATATCTATCAatacagagaggaggaagaggaggaggcaacggtgggggaggaggtggaggagcatgCAGGTTCTTTGAAGGTACGGTCAGCGTTTGAGATACTGTGACGTTAAAACCTTAGAGactgtaaaaaatgaaaatctctGTTTAAAGCCATGAGGATCCAAATGTTGTTTGCTCACAGCGACCACTACAATAAAGGTGTTGACTGCGTTGTTCTGTGTAACAACACTTGTAATATTATTAAATCAATTCTAGAATATAAACTGGGTCTACATAGTAACACATTGCCCCGATACTGTAGATGAGCCGTAGCATTTTACCCGGTTCTGCTGTTGATGTGGACGGCCTGCATGAGAACCTGCTATCTCATCTCCTCTTTCCGAACAGGAACAATCGATGAGTCTCCTCTCAGTTCATATGAGTTTGGATGCCGTGTGTGGCCAAAGAAAAGCCTCGCAGAGCCTGGATGacatggagaagcaggaagGCTCTCTGGCCACAAGAGGGCGTCCTATCAACCTGGTAAGAGCCACTGCAACGAGACAAGCTCCTACGCCTTTTCTGAGATTTAGCTCTTATGAGGAACCACAGAGTGGAGttgcttgtgttttttgtcttgacATCAGTGTTCACTTTACCTCTCAGAGTGGGAAGCCCGAGCCGCAGTCTATGGAGGCCACTCTGGAGAGGAAGCACAAGCTGCAGCTGGGGGGAAAGAAAGTAAGACTTTCTGAGTAAGCCGGCGCGGTCAGCGAACGTAAAGCCCGCAGTAAGCAGCACACACTCTTATCTTATTTTCACAGGCTGCCTCGAGGGGCTGGAACTCCTACCATGCCGTTCTATACAGACACACCCTGTGCTTCTACCAGGACAGAAAGGAAATTCTCAGggtaagcagaaaaaaaaaaaaaacacgacaaTAAGAGCCCCAGAGAAGCGAGATGATGAATAATTGGGATAGCATGAAGTCAGCAGTGATGAATCCGTGTTACGCCGCAGAGTTCCGCATGCGGCCTGCCGCTGAACCTCGCGGGAGCCGAGTGTTCACCCGCCCCGGAGTACACCAAAAAGCCCAACTGCTTCCGACTCCGGTGAGACTCTAATGGCCACTAATGATAATGACGATGCTGTGCAGATGGCGTGTCCGACCGaggatgtaacattttttttttccattccccccccccaggctccGGGACGGGTCTGAGTATCTGCTCAACGCCTCCTCCCGCTTTATGCTGAAGAAATGGATGATGAAGATACAAGCAAGCACGGGTGAGCGTTGTTATTTGGAGGCTATTGATTGCTACGCCTGAACTGGCGTCGAAATGTTGTGAatcatttgtctttatttggtTCTTGAAAGGTCTGAGCGAGACTCCGTGTTCGAGCGTCCCCGCTGATCAGGACCTCCCTGTTTCCACGTAAGACACAGCGCTTACTCCAGATTTGGTGCTTTCAATATTTAATGTTATTAaaactcccccctctcccccatccCAGCAAGCCCTCCCTTTGCTCCACCTGTCACGGCACCAAATGCCAATGCTCCTGCCGCCGCGACGTCACCTGCACGTTCCCCAGGCGCGAGCCGCCGGGCGGCACCCCCCACGCCAAGGAGACG
This portion of the Gasterosteus aculeatus chromosome 6, fGasAcu3.hap1.1, whole genome shotgun sequence genome encodes:
- the mymx gene encoding uncharacterized protein mymx isoform X5 gives rise to the protein MSESIVRKVQPFTIGTRLSVPAVPKCQEFTQSYLQSQQSLDNCPLQHNLNSLYLSRPQVCARGPCLASPAAKQVAPARHNQEDMAAEDDLNRNVASPSPVSRSIKKITISGSKDISQDKVLQLSVPGSTSENNNNNNNVTRTSEAHLPRIVGLSCENKPSSHFKVLLRRDRSDDLQSSGGQTSLRLRAEKPDQQISVPEAQRKEPQRGESHPHAHNGASAAVASQSDSFTQRNSLFNKEALQAEAWIKGKMQDLKDGCNIQRCPLQDWEEASRTLQRDVKDFENILIQLNQMGEQLICKLNPTSDLVKKQLSQLRDQWQTLKQTASNQTRALGGAKNLQEFNKKVEKLEAWIKKKQEEEQSLGNVLGRNVDKMQLTRRILDLKQEEQLYRNLHEEINHLALKLEKQGKTDVKNISSKRKNINKMWLKVQSHLKNHHENLQLALEVSSFYQQADNTLFAINNMWKSISASKDLDGFGDREIRDIASQIMVLDVSVSQVSNLHPALAAGVTQKQSEVKDCWALLQKAFRRDSRPSVPQTTSVAPTDGPTLPPSGSAFTREDADPLTPAREPRCNVGTETQRIMGKESTVKCGIGRRAQSQEQPTTNRTSTPTGDGPACVNDVIGGHQWKGESRKLGAEPRLAAAAPRGHPQLHTQLQKFTVSADKTLSWLKDNVSMATQVCSIASFEGLEAARKCQHALEQEILTNGARIEVVKREGHGLVRAQHAGSAKIQEFLGQLEVLWEELRRRHRRNAAFLQASEELGFRVVKVLQALGSLEAWLESVELSMKESALAGDPETMSMAERESCLLEKEVAARRPELSALRQEVERLQTHSHPHTRGLPARVEELERKYHRVQSALTQQNSELQDTRMLTEFLERVELEESQDLTGRRYSLGQPLHSEISSAPSSLGLCSSSGGEPLIESMGDPVEELREAVEMLNDTVRERGRSQSHDQAVQELLSKRASLAVHVEECLCRSKELGLDILEKETELAVQCEPDRCGLEALQEKQDHLEIDYEVIREEVQEMENQTSRLEQLCPERVHTLGPKIQAMLVGWTELGKSATENRSRLREFMQLQDFFRSYLAMISWTEDTRSSIFSDTALHLGREGQRPLAAELDTQIEQKFEEFDELADAGRHLLDKEHHLTQMVRERMEELRSMLGWISVHWRAQKQQWLHKKSQQEPPQDNIYSEATAWTPLAEILSPELEAHQPLPSRFVVANYDALKAAADGQPSSLASRRAEQPEEKPLDDGYEVMSGIGQQDAHTPSSKSPKSAIVVLKEPSSPALGGTVNLILSFGGQADSQAQALDPPRARTDEVTEEDPEPQGVHRPTVPQSSACKSFWRRCQGLLENTFGSLKRKRTIYRQSANEVSTYLHVKDSSLAAVPVYESITFPRQKSRSAASASPAFSAASSSPPPSPLQLANVTFRHPAGSGGSSLFSSLKRMGKKRKRKRDARRHTIQKIMGVEERPGGRPRYDCEAITYDTRTWPLKEARRKKSSQESGEAVEALAYMKNPLLTDIDTECAGEYSIIPYAVSEGTTTTHARSHCRFLSLGSVLSIDLPKDMTLIPSIQDIITIAPPECKIGAGTDPDPHSQRHTALSSFKQSRPTPAVARGSAELSFPAAVKDPPDVEKIPRTQPPGSSEDVEDHRVPRNGLSKTQSGPRRCAEQAPDKTASGVRTSTAERDANSQHSHCPIYVNHAGNTAAQSHVCPSVHTLIRDLNGHPYHKHPRPRIVRDESPGPQSPRPQSPRPQSPRPQSPRPQSPRPQSPRPQSPGPQSPRPQSPRPQGLSQASHMVVSLKSTVSVRQDSVDSGISTSSSIKLCNEALCADKPQPKGVVGRLMSFQVAGLDCAAAREDPLPTAAAPPAEPEAEPVRLDRQQFEEEEEELEDIWNRTTNSRRSVCSDIMYQPNHGPSDQSGEPVSRSASPETPAERYRNLVTASAPNLPVAEFKLQSLLGYDKEQRPKGRLPPLATGDRRSWAAFPNTEPAGKNAVSVNETASDPVKLPDVGDNPRYIYQYREEEEEEATVGEEVEEHAGSLKEQSMSLLSVHMSLDAVCGQRKASQSLDDMEKQEGSLATRGRPINLSGKPEPQSMEATLERKHKLQLGGKKAASRGWNSYHAVLYRHTLCFYQDRKEILRSSACGLPLNLAGAECSPAPEYTKKPNCFRLRLRDGSEYLLNASSRFMLKKWMMKIQASTGLSETPCSSVPADQDLPVSTKPSLCSTCHGTKCQCSCRRDVTCTFPRREPPGGTPHAKETFVLTREFSHMPQTRLRSVDERSTVSSSAAGRRDDDDEDSLTVTHRPSGASSDATSSSSSSPPVSSSEDRLSNKRRSHSFTSATFQRIKPTLHTVGGGGPERGSNYCVTLVVGDKSSGGAPVSESPGPPLLAAAGWRQDACEDSALRSYTSLPRPRTKSVFKKFFGKRDT
- the mymx gene encoding uncharacterized protein mymx isoform X2, yielding MSESIVRKVQPFTIGTRLSVPAVPKCQEFTQSYLQSQQSLDNCPLQHNLNSLYLSRPQVCARGPCLASPAAKQVAPARHNQEDMAAEDDLNRNVASPSPVSRSIKKITISGSKDISQDKVLQLSVPGSTSENNNNNNNVTRTSEAHLPRIVGLSCENKPSSHFKVLLRRDRSDDLQSSGGQTSLRLRAEKPDQQISVPEAQRKEPQRGESHPHAHNGASAAVASQSDSFTQRNSLFNKEALQAEAWIKGKMQDLKDGCNIQRCPLQDWEEASRTLQRDVKDFENILIQLNQMGEQLICKLNPTSDLVKKQLSQLRDQWQTLKQTASNQTRALGGAKNLQEFNKKVEKLEAWIKKKEEEQSLGNVLGRNVDKMQLTRRILDLKQEEQLYRNLHEEINHLALKLEKQGKTDVKNISSKRKNINKMWLKVQSHLKNHHENLQLALEVSSFYQQADNTLFAINNMWKSISASKDLDGFGDREIRDIASQIMVLDVSVSQVSNLHPALAAGVTQKQSEVKDCWALLQKAFRRDSRPSVPQTTSVAPTDGPTLPPSGSAFTREDADPLTPAREPRCNVGTETQRIMGKEVKEEQNRLKGCVSTVKCGIGRRAQSQEQPTTNRTSTPTGDGPACVNDVIGGHQWKGESSRKLGAEPRLAAAAPRGHPQLHTQLQKFTVSADKTLSWLKDNVSMATQVCSIASFEGLEAARKCQHALEQEILTNGARIEVVKREGHGLVRAQHAGSAKIQEFLGQLEVLWEELRRRHRRNAAFLQASEELGFRVVKVLQALGSLEAWLESVELSMKESALAGDPETMSMAERESCLLEKEVAARRPELSALRQEVERLQTHSHPHTRGLPARVEELERKYHRVQSALTQQNSELQDTRMLTEFLERVELEESQDLTGRRYSLGQPLHSEISSAPSSLGLCSSSGGEPLIESMGDPVEELREAVEMLNDTVRERGRSQSHDQAVQELLSKRASLAVHVEECLCRSKELGLDILEKETELAVQCEPDRCGLEALQEKQDHLEIDYEVIREEVQEMENQTSRLEQLCPERVHTLGPKIQAMLVGWTELGKSATENRSRLREFMQLQDFFRSYLAMISWTEDTRSSIFSDTALHLGREGQRPLAAELDTQIEQKFEEFDELADAGRHLLDKEHHLTQMVRERMEELRSMLGWISVHWRAQKQQWLHKKSQQEPPQDNIYSEATAWTPLAEILSPELEAHQPLPSRFVVANYDALKAAADGQPSSLASRRAEQPEEKPLDDGYEVMSGIGQQDAHTPSSKSPKSAIVVLKEPSSPALGGTVNLILSFGGQADSQAQALDPPRARTDEVTEEDPEPQGVHRPTVPQSSACKSFWRRCQGLLENTFGSLKRKRTIYRQSANEVSTYLHVKDSSLAAVPVYESITFPRQKSRSAASASPAFSAASSSPPPSPLQLANVTFRHPAGSGGSSLFSSLKRMGKKRKRKRDARRHTIQKIMGVEERPGGRPRYDCEAITYDTRTWPLKEARRKKSSQESGEAVEALAYMKNPLLTDIDTECAGEYSIIPYAVSEGTTTTHARSHCRFLSLGSVLSIDLPKDMTLIPSIQDIITIAPPECKIGAGTDPDPHSQRHTALSSFKQSRPTPAVARGSAELSFPAAVKDPPDVEKIPRTQPPGSSEDVEDHRVPRNGLSKTQSGPRRCAEQAPDKTASGVRTSTAERDANSQHSHCPIYVNHAGNTAAQSHVCPSVHTLIRDLNGHPYHKHPRPRIVRDESPGPQSPRPQSPRPQSPRPQSPRPQSPRPQSPRPQSPGPQSPRPQSPRPQGLSQASHMVVSLKSTVSVRQDSVDSGISTSSSIKLCNEALCADKPQPKGVVGRLMSFQVAGLDCAAAREDPLPTAAAPPAEPEAEPVRLDRQQFEEEEEELEDIWNRTTNSRRSVCSDIMYQPNHGPSDQSGEPVSRSASPETPAERYRNLVTASAPNLPVAEFKLQSLLGYDKEQRPKGRLPPLATGDRRSWAAFPNTEPAGKNAVSVNETASDPVKLPDVGDNPRYIYQYREEEEEEATVGEEVEEHAGSLKEQSMSLLSVHMSLDAVCGQRKASQSLDDMEKQEGSLATRGRPINLSGKPEPQSMEATLERKHKLQLGGKKAASRGWNSYHAVLYRHTLCFYQDRKEILRSSACGLPLNLAGAECSPAPEYTKKPNCFRLRLRDGSEYLLNASSRFMLKKWMMKIQASTGLSETPCSSVPADQDLPVSTKPSLCSTCHGTKCQCSCRRDVTCTFPRREPPGGTPHAKETFVLTREFSHMPQTRLRSVDERSTVSSSAAGRRDDDDEDSLTVTHRPSGASSDATSSSSSSPPVSSSEDRLSNKRRSHSFTSATFQRIKPTLHTVGGGGPERGSNYCVTLVVGDKSSGGAPVSESPGPPLLAAAGWRQDACEDSALRSYTSLPRPRTKSVFKKFFGKRDT